A single region of the Leptolyngbya boryana PCC 6306 genome encodes:
- a CDS encoding helix-turn-helix domain-containing protein: MTTGFNRQEVIAMTGIKPSNLSYLDETDLVKPHKIGESKKPQVIYSIEQVIQIKLIQRLREQLSLQEIRKIFQFLVDRQYQPSIFGCKLMRVGKELYFVESECEFGAYVLSVSGKHKGQIMIHQIGELGEAIVELQQEALKRQILDYEKRAKGTLLETVSQVMAKK, encoded by the coding sequence ATGACCACTGGATTCAACCGCCAAGAAGTGATTGCGATGACTGGAATAAAACCCAGTAATTTAAGTTATTTAGACGAAACTGACTTAGTAAAACCGCACAAAATAGGTGAATCTAAGAAACCGCAGGTCATTTATTCAATCGAACAAGTCATTCAGATTAAACTGATTCAACGATTGAGAGAACAGCTTTCGTTGCAAGAGATTCGCAAAATCTTTCAGTTCTTAGTTGATCGACAATATCAACCCAGCATTTTCGGCTGCAAATTAATGCGCGTTGGAAAAGAACTTTACTTCGTCGAAAGTGAATGTGAGTTCGGGGCTTATGTTCTGTCCGTTTCTGGAAAACATAAGGGACAAATTATGATTCATCAAATTGGCGAACTTGGAGAGGCAATTGTTGAGCTACAACAAGAGGCGCTCAAGCGACAAATTTTGGATTATGAAAAACGTGCAAAGGGAACGCTTCTCGAAACAGTTTCACAGGTTATGGCTAAGAAGTAA
- a CDS encoding YjzC family protein — MSTATVYRPGQTVPISGIYAEVNRFARSTGRNVTCVKGEPFPPTQGTGDGYVLIQVTNP; from the coding sequence ATGTCAACTGCAACTGTATACCGTCCTGGTCAAACCGTACCGATTAGCGGCATCTATGCCGAAGTTAATCGATTCGCTCGATCGACGGGACGCAACGTTACTTGTGTCAAGGGTGAACCGTTTCCTCCCACTCAGGGAACTGGAGACGGGTACGTTCTGATTCAAGTGACGAATCCATAG
- a CDS encoding relaxase/mobilization nuclease domain-containing protein, translated as MRIIVDRGRQPGSVMGYLLRTDKREKGREAENPIFHTNMFGETEQELTEELRFSSDQNGNVDRTYVQYKISFPPGETPDLQTKIGIVDDLLELRNHGQNCQFFAVEHFEKIDKRDVHHIHVLSSTVRLDGTWVDDAYERVKLKDVEREIELKRDLQYCPPKEKGERVNTSIAEVKLKEQGQTLTKDTLRNALDEAVADQPSMPLLMVRIKAQGYTMKFHEFDDGRGVSFGAEGKYFKGRQLGDRFSFNGLYEYAGVDYQPERDDAMLRQLNAMNAQECQALLIQIEQPEQSRQPDLEQKQTGQEVQQQVQLWDAICLVEDIWEHSRAGLPKLKTATFEEYQIQLAPSGHPELHRMGETVLERFDDVYQSNGLTQADLERLQAWQRSVIQQHEERMRHQAAREKKRQQKGSQNQQTTTQPERVEPPLPKGLPEKSQEIEL; from the coding sequence ATGAGAATCATCGTCGATCGCGGTCGTCAACCAGGGTCAGTAATGGGCTATCTGCTGCGAACAGATAAGCGCGAAAAGGGGCGGGAAGCCGAAAATCCAATCTTTCACACCAATATGTTCGGAGAGACTGAGCAGGAGTTGACGGAAGAGCTAAGGTTTTCATCCGATCAGAATGGCAACGTTGACCGAACTTATGTGCAGTACAAGATCAGCTTTCCACCGGGAGAAACCCCAGACCTTCAAACCAAAATTGGTATTGTGGATGATTTGCTAGAGCTGCGAAATCACGGGCAAAATTGCCAATTTTTTGCGGTTGAGCATTTTGAGAAAATTGATAAGCGCGACGTTCATCACATTCATGTTCTCTCGTCAACGGTGCGTCTGGATGGAACTTGGGTCGATGATGCCTATGAGCGAGTCAAGCTGAAAGACGTTGAACGAGAGATCGAGTTGAAGCGGGATTTGCAGTATTGCCCTCCGAAAGAAAAAGGGGAGCGGGTCAATACGTCGATCGCTGAGGTGAAACTAAAAGAACAGGGGCAAACGCTGACGAAAGACACGCTCCGAAATGCCCTAGATGAAGCCGTCGCGGATCAGCCATCGATGCCACTATTAATGGTGCGAATCAAAGCTCAAGGCTACACGATGAAGTTTCACGAATTCGATGATGGTAGGGGCGTTAGTTTTGGGGCGGAAGGCAAATACTTTAAGGGGCGGCAACTGGGCGATCGCTTCTCCTTCAACGGGCTATACGAGTACGCAGGGGTAGATTACCAGCCGGAGCGGGATGATGCGATGCTGCGGCAACTCAATGCGATGAATGCTCAAGAATGCCAAGCCTTATTAATTCAGATTGAGCAACCGGAGCAGTCACGTCAGCCTGACCTAGAGCAGAAACAGACGGGGCAAGAGGTTCAGCAACAAGTTCAATTATGGGATGCAATCTGTTTGGTCGAAGACATTTGGGAACATTCACGGGCGGGATTGCCTAAACTCAAAACTGCGACGTTTGAAGAGTATCAAATTCAACTCGCCCCATCTGGGCACCCAGAACTTCACCGCATGGGTGAGACGGTGCTGGAGCGATTCGACGATGTGTATCAAAGCAACGGATTAACTCAAGCTGATCTTGAGCGGTTGCAAGCGTGGCAGCGATCGGTAATTCAGCAACATGAGGAGCGGATGCGACATCAAGCGGCGCGGGAGAAAAAACGGCAGCAGAAAGGCTCTCAAAATCAACAGACAACCACTCAACCAGAGAGGGTGGAACCGCCGTTACCGAAAGGGCTGCCTGAAAAGTCTCAAGAAATTGAGTTGTAA
- a CDS encoding plasmid mobilization protein produces MVSVLVRCTEAERERIKIKAESAKLSVNSYLLKKGLDDGRVRDAEDSTTLADIYTQLMNLNQNLKAMPASEFQQEAGASLLRDAIAVCREVGREVVLYRLARQVERNS; encoded by the coding sequence ATGGTTTCAGTTTTAGTTCGGTGTACTGAAGCGGAAAGAGAGCGAATTAAGATTAAGGCAGAATCAGCCAAGTTAAGCGTAAACTCATACCTACTTAAGAAGGGGCTAGACGACGGGCGAGTTAGAGATGCTGAGGACTCTACAACCCTAGCAGACATCTACACTCAACTCATGAACTTGAATCAGAATCTAAAGGCGATGCCTGCCTCTGAGTTTCAGCAAGAAGCGGGAGCTTCGCTGTTGCGGGACGCAATCGCAGTCTGTCGGGAAGTCGGGCGGGAAGTTGTTTTATATCGATTGGCGCGACAAGTGGAGCGTAACTCATGA